GCCACTGTAGTTTGTGGATCTAGCAGAGCAATGATACGCATCCAGCACGCCACGCCCTCGCCCCACAGGAAAAGGTCCAGCACATGCCGCCATTTCAGAAGCTCATTGTACTACCAAGCATAAAGAGAAAGGGGaaataaaaacaaaagacaaaGTATGCCGAGATCTCCTAGCATTGCTTCATGATGGACAAAGGTAGGAGATCGACCTCTGTACTACTAGTACATTTGGACATGTCATGTAGTGTTATGATGCCACCTGAGTAACTTTCTCCTCACACCATGATCTCCAGGACAGGGAGAGATGCCTCAGGGCTGCCTTTTGGTGCCGACCAAAGCATTTTTTGTCTGTCAAGGGTGGTGCTGCAAGTGCAAAGCAAGGGATCCAGACACCGGAAAAAGGAGCCTCCCTAGTGCACCGCACTGCAGCTTCCTTCCTTGCTTTGGTCTCCGCTTCTTTACTTGTTCGATCCAGTTCCATGTGGTTGCCATTTCTCCACTGCATGCATCTGCGCCAGTGACGCTAGGAGATTTTGGTTCTTGCTGTTCGCCATCGACGTCGACGCAGGTGAGCCCATCCTTCACCCAGTGACGCTTCTTGTGCTGTGCATGCTGCTGGTTTCGTTGAGTGCCGTTGCTGGTTTGCTATTGTCCGCTGAAAGCACTACGCCTATGCTGTGATGAATCTTTGTTTCCTTCTTGTGTAATTTCTGCCAGTCTGTTCCTCAAACCGGAGTTTCTTCTACTCCTGTCTTAGGTCGGCGCTTGTAGACATTTGCAAGCAAAAAATGATTTTAGAAGTCATCTGGTTAATGAAGAACTGGGTGTCTGCTCAAATTTGTCGCCCAGTTCATCTTGTAGGAAGTGATCTTTCTTATCAACGTTCATTGTTAGTGTACTAGTGTACAGAGTGTTCTTCAACAATGGGCATCACCGCATCAGAAACAGATAGAGAACAAACATTTTCACAGGATCATGAGCTCAATTCATCTGCACATGCTTTATAATCACTAGTATTGGAATTATACCCAGGCTAATGATCTGCTTCTTGCTTCCTATTATCATGCCAGGAATGTGTTTAATGGACAAATTTAAGCAGATGACTAAGGATCTCAGTACAAACGATCTCGTTCTGCACGCCAAGAGGATACTGCATTCCTCTTTCGCAGTCGCTTATCAATCTTCTTGTGATTATCCTATGGTACTCGGCGCTGGGATTTTGTTGCTGCTACTACATAGGATTTGTCCTCCTCTACTTGCTTTCCTAGTGTCTTCCTCTCCTCTCCTGCTGTTAACCGGACTTCTTCTCGGAGCCCTTTTGAGTTATGGTGAACCAGATACCCCCTCAGTGACTGCAGAAGGAGACTCTGACAATCAACAAACTCAGTCCCCGGAGTCCAAAAATTCCATTGCTGACTGCTCGACCGAGGAGGTTGAGAGTGTTACTATCGAGAATAGCTTGGAGAAGAGAACTGGCAGTGCAGGAGTATATGTCGAGGAGAGAGCCCCGGCCAATAGCACGCATGACAATCACTGTGAAGAAACAAATGTCACGATTGTGGCGGCTGATACTGTGCTTAGCACGGAGTCTTCTAAATATGCCCAGAGCAATTTCATTGTGGGAAGAGAAGGATATGGTGAGCAAATCAGCGAGAAGTCTGATCTGCGAGAATTTGTGAGCAGCAATAATGAAAGAGGTGACTATGAAGTACACAGTCATTATCAGTTTGGTGAACCCACGAGTCCCTGCTGGCAGTCTGCTGACAGGCAGGATCCTTGTTATGGTTCTGAATCTGATCTTACTGATGATAGTTCTTCTCCTGATGCATCCATGACTGACATAATCCCAATGCTTGAAGAGTTGCACCCACTGATAGACTTGGGGACTGGTCACCCCACCTTGGCCTCCAGGTCCAGGGACAACTTGAATTCTTCATCAGATGACGATGAGAGTGACCTTGAGGAGGATGACGACGACAGTATCTCGGACGATGAAGATGAAGGAGAGGAAGCGGAGAAAGATGATGGAAGTGATCAGGAGGATGTCATAGGAAAGAATGGTAGGGCCGATGGTCTGATGGAGCTGCAGAGAGCAAAGAATATCCTGAAGTTTGAACTCGACCAGAGGCTAATGGACTTGCAAACCGCTGATGCAACACAGAAATTGAAGGAGGCATCCCGTTTCTTTGTCCAGGTTCCTTCCATTTCCACACCAAGAGGCGAACCATATGATCCTTCAAATGCCTCAGGAGAAGGGGAAGTGATAGAGTTGCCCCAGATACCTGATTCAGCACCATCCGTCCTCCTGCCGAGGGGAAACCTATTTGATCTTCCTTCTGACCATATTGTGGACCATAACAGTCAATTGCAAGAAACATGGACTCCTCGCTCGTACTCTCCAGCAACACAGCTTAGAAAGCATGGAAACTTCCATGGACGGCACTCCGTTAATCCACATCGCAGTGGCCTCAAATCGGAGAAAGGTGAAACCAGTGGAGAAGATGCCCTTGGTAGTCACTCGGACAGTGATGCTGCTAAGCAAGGGAATGATGGGAGGTTGTCTTGTTCACAGGAAGCACATTTAGGTGAAGAGATCAAAATACTAAGCCCAGTAATTTCAGATGCTGGTGTGTTGAAAGGAGATTATGGGATGCATGAAGGCAATAACAATGCTGATTCCAGTGATGATATAAATTCATTTCCTACCATGAAAAATGAATCCAGCACTTCAGAAGCGGAGGTTTCAGTACATCCAGGTAAATTTGTTATGGCTTTCAGATGAATAAATATAATGTACTTTTTCCTATTGGAAATCTTTGCTCAACTAAGGTTGATAATATCTTGCAGGCGGTGAGCAAACAGTGCTATGCTGTCTATCCAAAGTAAATAATTCCGAGCAACATGTCGTCGGAGCGAATTCCATCAATGAAGTTAACTCGTTATTCAGGAGCCGCATGGAGGAAGTGCTAGTGCAGTCCGTTTCAGAGCCCGTTATGGGGCAACCTTTGACAGTTACACTTGAAGATTATTTGAGTGACCCGGCGTTATGTCCAAACCCTGGGATGCATGCCATTGAAGCGAGTTCAGTTGAAGAACTAAATTCAAAATTTGTACAAATCAATCACGAAGCACTGACATGTGACGCTTGTGATGTTGAACcagttcaagataagtcaagtgaaGAAGCATTTCCTGCTGCAGATGAGCATACTTCAGAAGTCCCAGTTGGAAATGGGTCCAGAGAGCTGTCAACTGCAGAAGAAAACCAGCAGCTTGCAGGTACTTCTAGGCTCCATGTTATTGAGGTGAGCTCAGCTGAAGAGATGAAAAGGCTATTCAATACACTCGAAGATGTGCAGGATCAAATGCATCATAGCTCAGAGCACAAGCTTGCTCAAGGTACAGGAGGGAGTGCTTCTGGCACGCTAGGTCTTGAAACAGAGCCCGTCGAAGATGCCGGCTCTGCTTTCGAGCAGTTAAGCTCTGGCCATAACAAGGTGAAGATGTCCCAAGATGTTGAGGTGGAGCTGAAGCCATTCGAGCTCAACTCTGAACTGGAGGTTACCGAGGCCCAAACTCTGGATGATGATTCTGGTTATGACACATTTGGCAGTGGTTCTAAAGTAACTGAGCCCAAAGATTCAGCCGGAACTCCTAAATCTGTTGCTGTTGAAGGGCGGCATGGATGATGTTTGAAATTGCAGGTTGCAACACATGATCCAGGCATTGAGCTACTCCTGGAGCTCTGGAAAGTTTCAAATAGCTTTGATGTGAGAAACTGAAGCTAAGTTCCATTAAACAAGGGCTCAAAAGCACTACGcgctcattttttttaatttttttggagaAAACTGGATTTGAATTATGAATGGCTATGTTCTCAAACGTTTGCCTTTCTTTATTTTTAGTGAAATAGGCTAATAGTAGAGTTGAACTATATCCCTCTGTACTTCAAAGAAAAATGTGTCAGGAGCTCTGCCGATTAGCCCTGGCAGTATCAACTTCAAAGCCTACTAAAAGGAAGAATTTACTGGGGTAATCAAAATGCTTAACGGGCTACTActgctacctccgtcctggtttattagtccctccTTGTATTTTGGATCAAATTTTGACCTTTAATTCAACTACCAAAAAATAAGTTATATACACCAAAAATAATATCACCGAAAACCTCTTTCGAATATGAATCCAACAATGTAAGTTTTGTgacatactccctctgtctcaaaataagtgactcaagtttgtattaactttagtacaaagttagtacaaacttgagtcacttattttgggacggagggagtacaacctaTATTATGTTAGTCAAATCTACGGCCAAAATTTGATGCAAAACACAAAGGGGATCAATaaacctagacggaggtagtacatcTGATCGAAAATAAATGCCTTAGAATTTGTAGCGCCgaaacattattattattattattattattattattattattattattattattattattattattattttatgacGTTCAAAATGATTCTCATTTTCCTTTTTGCACAAAAGATTCTCATTTCCCCATGTCTATCAATGTGCTTGTATATAATAATCATGCCTAAAAACATGGAACCTCATATGAATATATGTTCGGGATTTATTTGTTATAAAGATCTTCAAATGCGTATGAAGTTAATAAAGAAAATTTGTCCTTGTTGCGAAGTAAGGCAATAAAATGGCTCCCTCCATTTATTTTCCCCATTCTAAAACATAATGTTTTAGACATGCAACATGCATGGTCTCAAAAAATGCAACTTTGACCATTGCTGTTATGCATATGAATAAATCATAACAAATTAGAAAAACAACTTGAACCATATTAGTGAAGTTAGTTCCTTTTGGCATGTCTCAATAATTTGCGCGGGCAATGAATTAATTTCTTATTGTTCAAGTTCTTACATGAGAATGTTGATTCGTGTTTATTTAATGTGATGTTTTCTAGGAAATATCTTTATTTTTCCTTCATATTATGCTTCTAGTATATAATAAATAGATTTGCGAGACAATATGAGATTATAGAGACAACCACAGGTAGAGCTATGTTCATTTTTATGTTttttggggggtgggggtggggccaACTGGCCCCTGCCTTGGATCAAGTTATGAAGGATATTTTTTAAGAGAGATTAGATTGGATTTTTTTTTAGCAAGCTCCGCCACTTCTAACAATGGGTCGTTCCAATGGTTGGTGATCTCTGTATGACTTGCCCGTCAACGGCAAGGGAAGATGGTCAAGCGGCTTGACAGCAGTTGCAAGGACGTGCCTCACCCCTGACTTCATAATGGGTGGTCTGGTTGTGTGCTTTTCCGGTGTCTACGCGACGTGCAGAGAGGTGGAGCAGCTACACTGGTCACCATCGACCCTATGAGCCGGGTGGGACAACGTCAAGGGGGTCTCACCTTCATGACCCTCCTTCTCGGCTGCGCGTCAAGAACGCGCTCATAAAGTACTTGTTTTCCACTGCCTATCCTGTGGGTCGCCTAAGCTTCAAATGCTCCACCGTGATGGCCTGATGGGGAAGAATAGACCTCCCAGGGTCGTCAGCTTCTCGTCGCGCGCCCCGAGCAGCACCGCCATCGAGATCTTGAAACTGGACATCGTGGCACTGGGACTAAACACGGAGGCGAAGCCAGGACAATAGGGTTCCTTGTGGTAGAACCTGACTAATGTATTCAAGTTCTTTTTTCAAAGTTCTTTTTTTTTGTGGGGGTGGGGGGCACTGGCCCCTGCCTTGGATCAAGTTATGAAGGATATTTTTTGGGAGAGATTAGATTGGATTTTTTTAGCAAGCTCCGTCACTTCTAACAATGGGTTGTTCCAATGGTTGGCGATCCATGTATGACTTGCCCGTCAACGGCAAGGGAAGATGGTCAAGCGGCTTGACAGCAGCTGCAAGGACGTGCCTCACCCCTGACTTCATAATGGGTCGTCTGGTTGTGTGCCTTTCCGGTGTCTACGTGACGTGCAGAGAGGTGGAGCAGCTACGCTGGTCACCATCGACCCTATGAGCCGGGTGGGACAACGTCAAGGGGGTCTCACCTTCATGACCCTCCTTCTCGGCTGCGCGTCAAGAACGCGCTCATAAAGTACTTGTTTTCCACTGCCTATCATGTGGGTCGCCTAAGCTTCAAATGCTCCACCGTGATGGCCTGATGGAGTGATGGGGAAGAATAGACCTCACAGGGTCGTCGGCTTCTCGTCGCGTGCCCCGAGCAGCGCCGCCATCGAGATCTTGAAACCGGACATCGTGCCGCTGGGACTAAACACAGAGGCGAAGCCAGGACATTAGGGTTCCTTGTGGTAGAACCTGACTAATGTATTCAAGTTCTTTTTTCAAAGTTATGATGGAACACAATCTACACTTCATAATCAAATTGCTCCATTTCTCAATcaaattttgctaaaaacaaacagGGCGCGGTTTGAACAGCGTGAGATGACCGTTTCCCTCCCGCTTGTCCTTTTCTCCTCACGCGTCTCTTCCCCCTATAAAACCAAGCAAGCCTCCATTCGCACGCACCCTCGATCACACACTCTTCTTCCCCGTTGTTCTCGAGCTCACGTCACCGCGACTCGGGCCCCGTCATGGCCGACCGAGTCCACCCCATGCAGTCTCCGCCTCATCCCGCGTCCCCTCTGCCGCCGCCGGACCAGGAggacgcagcggcggcggcggcggcagccacGGAGACCACGCCGCTCCACCCCACCTTCTAcggcccgccggcgccgccgcccgggACGTACATCGTCCAGATTCCCAAGGACCAGGTCCTCCGCGTGCCGCCCTCCGACCGGGCCAGCCGGTACAAGAGTCTCGCGGAGCGCCCGGTCCGGCGCCGTCGCCTGCGCCGCGCCTGCTTCGGCGCCTTTGGGGCCGTGCTCTTCCTTGCTCTCGCCGCCGCCGTGTTCGTGGGCGCCGTGTACCTCGTCTTCCGCCCCCGCGCGCCCGCCTTTTCCGTCGCCTCCCTCTCCATCCGCGGCCTTGACGTGGTCGCCCCTTCGCTCTCGCCGGAGCTCGAAGTCGCCCTGCGCGCGGACAACGGCGCGAACAGGAAGGTGGGCGTCGACTACCGCGGGGCCGGTGAGGTGGCAGTCACTTACTCCGGTGCGCGCCTTGCGGCCGGCCAGTGGCCGGCGTTCCACCAGGCGCCGAGGAACGTGACGGTGTTGTCCACGACGCTGAGGGGGACCGGCGTGAGCTTCAGCGACGAGCAGAGGAAGCAGCTGGCCGCGGAGCAGGCGGCGCGCGCGGTGCCGCTGACGGTGGAGGCGCGGGTGCCGGTGAGGCTGCGGTTCGGGAAGGTGCTGCGGACGTGGACGGTGGACGTGAAGGCCACGTGCCAGGTGACGGTTGACAGGCTGGCCGGCGAGGCAGCGGCGGCCAACAGAGGATGCCGGGTCAAGGTCAGgccgttcttgtggtggtggtggtgactgGTGATCGCCACCGGCGCCGGCGTCGCTTGTGGTTACC
Above is a window of Triticum dicoccoides isolate Atlit2015 ecotype Zavitan chromosome 5B, WEW_v2.0, whole genome shotgun sequence DNA encoding:
- the LOC119305404 gene encoding NDR1/HIN1-like protein 13 — encoded protein: MADRVHPMQSPPHPASPLPPPDQEDAAAAAAAATETTPLHPTFYGPPAPPPGTYIVQIPKDQVLRVPPSDRASRYKSLAERPVRRRRLRRACFGAFGAVLFLALAAAVFVGAVYLVFRPRAPAFSVASLSIRGLDVVAPSLSPELEVALRADNGANRKVGVDYRGAGEVAVTYSGARLAAGQWPAFHQAPRNVTVLSTTLRGTGVSFSDEQRKQLAAEQAARAVPLTVEARVPVRLRFGKVLRTWTVDVKATCQVTVDRLAGEAAAANRGCRVKVRPFLWWWW
- the LOC119308397 gene encoding uncharacterized protein LOC119308397 produces the protein MCLMDKFKQMTKDLSTNDLVLHAKRILHSSFAVAYQSSCDYPMVLGAGILLLLLHRICPPLLAFLVSSSPLLLLTGLLLGALLSYGEPDTPSVTAEGDSDNQQTQSPESKNSIADCSTEEVESVTIENSLEKRTGSAGVYVEERAPANSTHDNHCEETNVTIVAADTVLSTESSKYAQSNFIVGREGYGEQISEKSDLREFVSSNNERGDYEVHSHYQFGEPTSPCWQSADRQDPCYGSESDLTDDSSSPDASMTDIIPMLEELHPLIDLGTGHPTLASRSRDNLNSSSDDDESDLEEDDDDSISDDEDEGEEAEKDDGSDQEDVIGKNGRADGLMELQRAKNILKFELDQRLMDLQTADATQKLKEASRFFVQVPSISTPRGEPYDPSNASGEGEVIELPQIPDSAPSVLLPRGNLFDLPSDHIVDHNSQLQETWTPRSYSPATQLRKHGNFHGRHSVNPHRSGLKSEKGETSGEDALGSHSDSDAAKQGNDGRLSCSQEAHLGEEIKILSPVISDAGVLKGDYGMHEGNNNADSSDDINSFPTMKNESSTSEAEVSVHPGGEQTVLCCLSKVNNSEQHVVGANSINEVNSLFRSRMEEVLVQSVSEPVMGQPLTVTLEDYLSDPALCPNPGMHAIEASSVEELNSKFVQINHEALTCDACDVEPVQDKSSEEAFPAADEHTSEVPVGNGSRELSTAEENQQLAGTSRLHVIEVSSAEEMKRLFNTLEDVQDQMHHSSEHKLAQGTGGSASGTLGLETEPVEDAGSAFEQLSSGHNKVKMSQDVEVELKPFELNSELEVTEAQTLDDDSGYDTFGSGSKVTEPKDSAGTPKSVAVEGRHG